The following proteins are co-located in the Trichomycterus rosablanca isolate fTriRos1 chromosome 14, fTriRos1.hap1, whole genome shotgun sequence genome:
- the gucy1a1 gene encoding guanylate cyclase soluble subunit alpha-1, which translates to MFCAKLKELKITAECPFSVPVKDEDDGDEEGGAAPTIPKHVANVAPKRKTSRGKVNLHSLGESIRKLVCPEFEKLRSAMMSVMKQQTRNTVCPAEHKEFYQRLEKPEHLQDVMKSYSNKTGVPMDALKLSLGSEVFRDCYEEDAHVLRVVGGALHDFLNSFNVLLKKSAPPTADARRHVYQASVLCLDKDPGLLTVYYFNPHSTTELFFPGIIQAAARFLYGISVDVKTDEEGAVLYAGHQPHLLYSIAVRDARTLTPSPMRTHSSGHIPLSLLYSTFPFHILLDQDMGILQMGDGLRRRLGRGREGQRRPSFHEHFLIVLPEIQADFQGILTMLNTQFILRVKQQASSATASCDKHMDLKGQMIFMSEVNAVLFLGSPCVDRLEELTGRGLYMSDIPIHNALRDVVLVGEQAKAQDGLKKRLGKAKAALENAHQALEEEKRKTVELLFTIFPGNVAQRLWQGLPVQAKKFNGVTVLFSDIVGFTAICSRCTPMQVVNMLSALYTRFDRHCGELDVYKVETIGDAYCVADGLHKESPTHAVQIALMALKMMELSDEVTTPMGEVIRMRIGIHSGSVLAGVVGVKMPRYCLFGNNVTLANKFESCSVPGKINISPTTYRLLKGRPEFSFHPRSREELPPNFPSDIPGICYFLEAAQT; encoded by the exons AGTTAAAGATGAAGACGACGGGGATGAAGAAGGGGGGGCAGCGCCAACGATTCCTAAACACGTCGCCAACGTCGCGCCGAAACGCAAAACCAGTCGGGGCAAAGTTAACCTGCATTCACTGGGAGAGAGCATCCGCAAACTGGTGTGCCCAGAG TTCGAGAAATTGAGAAGTGCGATGATGAGTGTGATGAAACAGCAAACACGCAACACAGTCTG tccTGCTGAACACAAAGAGTTTTATCAGCGATTagagaaacctgaacatttACAGGATGTGATGAAGAGTTACTCAAATAAAACAG GCGTTCCCATGGATGCCCTGAAGCTCTCTTTGGGTTCGGAGGTTTTCCGCGACTGCTACGAGGAAGACGCCCATGTTCTGCGGGTGGTGGGCGGCGCCCTGCACGACTTCCTGAACAGCTTCAACgtcctgctgaagaaaagcgcCCCGCCCACCGCAGACGCCCGGCGGCACGTGTACCAGGCGTCCGTGCTCTGCTTGGATAAGGACCCGGGTCTGCTGACCGTCTATTACTTCAACCCTCACTCCACCACTGAGCTCTTCTTCCCGGGCATCATCCAAGCCGCCGCCCGCTTCCTGTACGGGATCAGCGTGGATGTGAAGACGGACGAAGAGGGTGCCGTCCTTTATGCGGGGCACCAACCCCACCTTCTGTACTCCATAGCGGTGAGGGACGCCAGGACTCTGACCCCGAGCCCCATGAGGACGCATTCATCCGGGCACATCCCCCTCTCGCTGCTCTACTCCACCTTCCCCTTCCACATCCTGTTAGATCAGGACATGGGCATCCTGCAGATGGGAGATGGGTTGAGGAGGAGATTAGGGCGTGGCAGGGAGGGGCAGAGGAGGCCCTCGTTCCATGAGCACTTTCTGATCGTCCTGCCCGAGATCCAGGCGGATTTTCAGGGCATTCTCACCATGCTGAATACGCAGTTCATACTGCGGGTGAAGCAACAAGCATCGAGCGCCACCGCCAGCTGTGACAAG CACATGGACCTGAAGGGTCAGATGATCTTCATGTCGGAGGTGAACGCCGTGCTGTTCCTCGGTTCTCCGTGCGTTGACCGTCTGGAGGAACTCACCGGGCGCGGCCTCTACATGTCCGACATTCCCATCCACAATGCCCTGCGGGATGTGGTGCTGGTGGGAGAACAGGCTAAAGCTCAGGACGGTCTGAAGAAGCGGCTGGGTAAAGCCAAAGCAGCTTTGGAGAACGCTCACCAGGCTTTAGAGGAAGAGAAGCGCAAAACCGTGGAGCTGCTCTTCACCATTTTTCCTGGTAACGTGGCACAGCGGCTGTGGCAGGGACTTCCTGTGCAGGCCAAGAAATTCAACGGCGTGACCGTGCTCTTCTCCGACATCGTGGGCTTCACGGCTATCTGCTCGCGCTGTACGCCCATGCAGGTGGTGAACATGCTGAGCGCCCTCTACACTCGCTTCGACCGCCACTGCGGAGAGCTCGACGTCTACAAG GTGGAAACTATAGGCGACGCCTACTGTGTGGCGGACGGTTTGCATAAGGAGAGCCCGACTCACGCTGTCCAAATTGCCCTGATGGCTCTGAAGATGATGGAGCTGTCGGATGAGGTCACCACCCCCATGGGCGAGGTCATCAGG ATGCGTATTGGGATCCATTCGGGTTCAGTTCTGGCGGGTGTGGTGGGGGTAAAGATGCCCCGATACTGCCTCTTCGGAAACAATGTGACTCTAGCCAACAAATTTGAATCATGCAGTGTTCCGGGGAAGATAAACATCAGTCCTACGACCTACAG GTTGTTAAAAGGTCGACCCGAGTTCAGTTTCCATCCTCGATCGAGAGAAGAACTTCCACCCAACTTCCCCTCCGACATCCCGGGCATCTGTTACTTCCTCGAGGCGGCTCAAACATAA